The sequence aagaaacaaacgaCTGGCTGGTTATCAAATATGCAGAGATTTTAGATTTCCCACCTTTCGTTCAgccgttttattttttcatttcaatattaattaaaacaccATCCACCAACACAATTATTCTCTGTAAATACAAAATCAACTGATTTATAAGATTCATTACGCTTTTAACGagaagaaaaagcaaaagaaagctCATAGTTAGATAAGTTTACCaagtaatgaaaataattttaaatacataaatttattttgtgaaaaactCTACTGTTAATATTCTGTCTACAATCAGCTTTATTAACAGCCGCTTTAAATTTTCCTCGCCGTTGAACTAGATGTGGGGAATGTTCGTCAGTTTTGGCCTCTGGTcacggtcaagcattgtttgacaagaactttatatgtgtgcgtgtcgggtgcttgacgctaatatctaaaatttttgatttttaccgacaacaagtatgtgtgacacgatgccacccgactgcactaaacATACAAAGcgcagtcaagcatgctgtatcgtcaccagaggccatttggcttatttttgacaatttacaCGTTACTCCATAGCTCTGGTTTCACAATATTTCTGTAATCTTTGATTCTTTGTTTACGTAATTTAggcgaaagaagaaacgaaaaaAGTCTCCAAATTGTGGCCAATTTGAAAAACAGCTGTGAGCAAAACATAACCTAGAAGTTTTCTTTCTAACATTTCGCATGCTGCGTCGTGTTTGTGTTTATAGAGTGCAGCATTTTTGTGCGGTGCATTTTCAGTTTAGAAATATAATAAACACATCATTTCGTtcctaaaaatataatacaggTATCAAAATGCCGAAGGTTCGAAGTGCATCCGGTCCTCCCCGTAAGCAGGGCTTCAACCACTCCAATCACTCCATGAATCCGGAGCGCCCCAAATCTGGGCTGAAAGGTGTAGCAAATCCACGAACGCAAGGCACTATCAAGCGATTGCAAATGTATCGCAACTTCAAAGCAAAGCGTGATCGTCGAGGAAAAATCATTACACCAGCGCCATTTCAGGTAATCcgaattgtttattttaaataaattatgagaGTCTATTAAATTTCTGAATTTAAATAGGGACGTCTCCCATCTGGTACGATGGCACGAGTAGAGCCTTCCCCAAAATGGTTTAGTAACTCGCGGGTTATATCGCAAAGTGCACTTCAAAAATTCCAAGATGAAATTGGAAAAGCAGTCAAAGATCCATATCAAGTGATAATGAAGCCATCACAGTTGCCGATTACTCTGCTCAATGAAGCAAGCAAATATAAACGTGTACATTTACTAGACACGGAAAGTTTCGACAGCACATTCGGCCCGAAGAAGCAACGCAAACGTGTTAATTTGAGAGTTCGGGATCTAGAAGATTTAAGTCGAAGCGCAGAAGTGCAGGCGGAAAGTTATGATGAAACGAAAGATGTAGACTTGGTGCGTGAAGATACGGGCGAAAAAGATGCACAACGCGATTGGATATTTGCCGCTGGACAGAGTCGTCGTATATGGAACGAATTGCACAAAGTAGTTGATTCTTCGGATGTTTTACTGCAGGTGCTTGATGCACGTGATCCAATGGGAACCCGTTCCAAATACATAGAACAATTTTTGCGTAAAGAAAAACCGCATAAACATTTGTTCttcattttgaataaagttGATTTGGTGCCAGTTTGGGTAACGCAGCGCTGGGTAGCCATACTGAGTGCTGAGTACCCAACGATTGCTTTCCATGCGTCCATGCAGCATCCTTTCGGAAAAGGTTAGTTTATGTGATGTATTAGTGTTCTAGATTTGTTTTGTtacgttttctatttttttcaataggtgcactTATTAACCTTTTCCGTCAGTTGGGCAAATTGCACATGGATAAGAAGCAGATCAGCGTGGGATTTATAGGTTACCCAAATGTAGGCAAATCTTCCGTTATTAATGCACTGCGTTCCAAGAAAGTTTGCAACGTTGCGCCCATTGCCGGTGAAACAAAAGTGTGGCAGTATATTACTTTAATGAAACGTATATTCCTAATCGATTGTCCTGGTGTAGTCTATCCATCAGCTGAAACAGACACCGAAAAGGTCCTGAAAGGGGTTGTACGCGTTGAACTGGTTACAAATCCTGAAGACTATGTAGAGACAGTTTTGCAGCGTGTACGCaaagaatatattcagaaaacttATAAAGTTGAAAGCTGGACATCCTCAATGGACTTTTTGGAGCAATTGGCAAAGAAATCTGGCAAATTACTGAAAGGTGGAGAGCCTGATATAACTGTCACATCTCGTATGGTATTGAACGACTGGCAGCGCGGTAAGCTGCCATTTTACGTTACACCTGAGGGATTTGAGACTCCAAAATCACAAGCCGATAAGTCACAAAACAGCAACGAAGGCGAAACCTCTAAGCAAATCGATCAAGAAGACGATGACGGCAAATCGGAGGCACCAACGTTCGTAAGCGAGTCGGTTAAGAAAGCCAGAGAATTCAAACAGTTGCAAGATTTCCGAAAAATCAAAGTCGGTATTGAGTTTGAAGCGAATGATGTGCGGGAGTTGGACAAAATTGATTTGGAAATGCTGGAAAAGCAAAAAGCCGAACGACTGGAACGTAAAAAACAACGACAGCAAAACCCAGATGATGAAGAAGATTCTAGTGACGGTGCTAGTGAGTTCTATTCTGAAGATGAGTACGATGAGGATCTAGAACGAGTTGTGCACAAAAAAGCCATTGTAAAACGCAAAGAGAGTGTCGCTATAACGGCCTCTGGCAAATTTAAAGTGGAACCGGATGTTGGTGACGAGAGTGATGATGAAGGAAACCACCAACCAAAAGCTAAAAAACGACTAACAGCTAAAGAGAAACGTGCAGTAGAACGCAGTCAAAAGCGCAAAAAAATTGGCAGTAATTTCTATGAAGTAACCAATGTAAAAAATCGTaatcgaaataagaaaaaagacgcataaaatttaaaatacacataatgtaaattttatgtaatcgtgaaaatttgtaataaaattgggGTGACTTTTTAAACATATTGGTACGAAACAAGTGTTATTTCTTTCCTAATGAatggaatttaaatattttagcgcACGAAATCCGAATTTCAATTgcctgcaaaatttcaaaatcggggAAAACGAAAGGTTTTATTGTTTAAATGATATCCAATTATATCCAACATTCGCTTAGTTTATTAAAGTATGTATTATTTGTAGAAGCCATTACGTAATTGGATAAATACTCCATTCCTACTTATTTGACGTATAAAATCCAAAAATCAATCATCGTCTTGGCAACCCTTCTTCTTTTGCCTCTTACGTCCCATCAAATCGTACTTGGTATGACTGTCATTGTCCGGTTCATCCTCGCTTCCACTGCTTATTTCAGAATCACTAGATTCGGTGTAAGGTCCAATGCCAGGGAGTACTGCGATACATTTAAGCTGGCCTTTAtcgaaattatttgttttaatgcTGGGAAGTGAAGGAGTTTTATCAGAATTTGGTGTCGTGGAGTCTTTGGCGATTTTCGAACTAATAAAGTTTGACGAACTAGCAATTTCACCATTTTTCCGCTTAATACCAACTCCAAGTAAAGACTTTTGTGTGGGCCGAGTTGTGGATGCGACTACTGGAGCTTTTGGTACTTTGCCTGTTTTAATTTCGGACTGTAGCTTCTAAAAGCAAATAAGTTAAGGGTAAAAGAAAGtgcatatacacataaataGAGAAAGATATTCATACTTTATCGGCAGTTTCTTCTTGCAATGTAGCAACACGATCTCGGAATTCTTGCAGTTCCTTTCGTTCCTCTTGCAATTGTTTTTTCTCTGCATCGATTTTGTTTTGATCGACCAACTCAAGGAATTGCACTTCATCGTCATCTAAACCGCGAATTaggttttctaaaaaatataggCACAAATGAAGCTTCGTTGCAGTGCTTTTGTTAGTTTTCACCCACTTAATTTGTGCGCTTCCTCAAATTCCATATCCTTTTTCATCTTTTGTTCCTTTAGCCGTTCAAAAAGTGATCGCCCATCATATGGCTCTTCAGGACGTTCTGtgaaaaattaatgtttattgcgattctaaaattttgttaatacacGTACCCAATGGTTGATCCGGAGTACGAACTTTTTCCCATTCCTCCTGTCGGCGTTTACGCGCTTCAACAGCATCTGCTTCTGTTACAAAACCTGAACTCATGTTTAATGCGATTATTTGGCTAAAACTGAAGATACAAAAATCATTATCACTTCAAATtctgtttaacaaaatttatgcaTAAGCAACCTACGAAAATATCAAAACATAAATGACATATCAAAAGTACAGAGAAAACGTCAAGCCCATGCTTATATTTATTGGCTGCATTCAGTGTGTCACAAGTGGAGAGAATATAATGCGTAGTgtgacaaatttatttatttaaatttaatttaagtttttttgttttcactaagAATTCTTTGTAAAAGTATAGATAATAATAGAATAACTATGGAATATTTTTATCAGCTCTTAATTatctaaagaaaatttaagtaaattgtgAGTTCCAATGCAACCATGTTTACCCAATACGAAATGTTTGGTAGTAGTTTTCCTTGTTGCATTTCGTTTGGCAGTATTCATTCGGTCGTCAAATAAAACTGTGTTTAAATTATGTGTGTTTATTAGCGCGGTGCTTTGGACGCTATACGCATAAAAAGTGTCTAGTTTAGTTTAGTACAGCAATAATAATTGTCATATACCATACAGCATACAGCAACACAAACAACAATACAAGTTGGGATCGGTTGTGATCTGTGgacataaaaaagcaaatatggCCGCCACTTGTTGGATGATAAAGTTTATTTAATGAACGGGAGATGTTGAAAAAGTATGTTAACTACCGAATttcgaaaggaaaataaaaatgaaaggatgaaaaataatttgaatctAATATATTGTGGATAAGTGAAGTGAAAAATTTTCTGAAGATCGCTAAAAGagtgaacaaaaaaatgaatggaGAATTAAAAGAGGATAGAAAGATCGTGGAATGAATGAAGTACAACAGTAAAAAGACGTGGTGTGAAATGGATAGGAAAAATACGCAAGGCTAAAGAGTTTTGagttaaatttcgaaaaaagtgGATTTTAATTTGAACTGTGTAAAAAGAAGAGGGTTAAAGATTGCGCAAAGTGTTTTTCGAAAGAATGTAGATAAAAcagaaagccaaaaaaaaaaaaacgcagatATTAAAGAAGTGCGCAGATACATAAGCTTAAACGAAtcataaaagaaagaaaagaaccaGGAAAGGTTTAAAAAGTCTGCTAAAAGTCCAACTTTGGCGTTTTTTGCCGTAATACTGTTCGCTTTGTGGTGTGCTGTGCAAATCGCTTTGCTGGCCGAgcaatattttccttttgtttgcCAGAGTTTGGTGCGGGTGATCTGCACTTTGTTTCATGTTCGTGTGTGGCATATTGTGCAGTGTCTTAATTTTTAGTTGCCGGTTGTAGATTGTTCAAGTAATTAATTTGTACTTGCATtgcaattacttaaaaaaattaaaatttattacatgtACTTCAGCCTCGATTGCGTTTAACTAACTGTGTGTCATATCATACCGATTTAGGTTATTACAATGGAAATGTTTAGTGAAAAATGATAAGTAATTTCAATTGGCAATTTTCGACTTCTTGCATTCATTTCCGAATTGTATACCATATTTTATGCCCGGTATTCTCTACACGAACGCCAGCCGATCGCCAATATTCGCCACATTCGAAGTTGAACTTCGTGCAACTCTCCATTGGTGTTAGGCGGAtgcatattaataataatttaataacagTTTTGTATgtcaatattatattatagtaTTGCATGATCAAAGTATGGGTGGAATTATACTAGTGAAAGCACTTACGGTACGAGCAGGTGCAGATTTTTATTGCAATCTGTCATAtgtgcttaatttttttgtgaatttaaaaatgtttgaagaaaaaagaaaaaatcttggaAATATTATaaccttatacatacatatattgcataTTTTGGAAAGTTTTAAACTTATTCAAATCTAACTTgttaacttattttgaaaaaggtTTATGCAAATATTCCTACTTCACAAGACTTTGGACTTGTcagtaaaaatgttttcattgagACTAGCTATGCCTATACCAGTATATAGTATTTGCAGTTAGTAGTgacttaatgaaaaaaaatctcaatgAGGAATTTGAATGTTTTTCTATAACGCGTTGGAGTGTGGACCGTTCTTAGTTATTTTAACGCTTAAAAACAATTGCTTACACTATTAAAATGTACGATCAATATACATACGTCTTCAGTTAGTATTCTGAATGTCTTGAGTTCCATCTGAGTAGGACAGtaataagatttttaaaatcttgATCAAACTTAGCAGCTTGGTTTTtcgcataaaatattatttctacGTAGACCTACTACCAAACATTCAGTTTTTCACTAACActgtttacaaatatttaatgagTACGCATTCTCTTCTACGTTTGTCCTTCTGAATGGAAGAAATCGtagagaaaaatataatatagatGCATTGCAAAGCTCGGCCACAATTTGGCAAGCTGTATATTTAATTATGCGTGGAAGCGCAGCTCTATCCAAATTCATCAAACAAATTCGATTAATTTGTAATACttataatttacatacatatgtatgtacatacataggttgAGTGGGTGTGCCAACTTTTTTCCACTAGTGTTTTTATATACCCTATTTTGTGTATATCACCGACCAGTTTTTTAAGTACATATTTCTTCCTTACATTTTGCGTTTTAActtaatgtttaattttttctacgCCAGTATTTTCGAGCTGAGCAAGCGCGCAAGCATTCATATAACCCCAACAAGCAGAAAACGGCGGCCAAAACCTGATCATGAAGGAGACcagaaaagaagaaatatgAAAGAATTGTTTTAACAGTATCACATGGATGTAGTGTTTCGTTCGGAATCAGAATAGAGGCCGGGGTAAGCAGACTGGTAATACGCGTTGGCAGAAATGAGAACAATCGTGCCCATAAAATATCCCAATAACTAAGCTCAGAATGCAGATAGATCGTATATTTTAAGAGTTGAATTTGGTGAGAGAGTGAGGTTTATTTTGTTGATGTAGTTAGGGCTGGAGAGAACGGGTATTAAGCTAACGTACAAACGAGCGCAGACTTACGCTTTGATGTTAGAAAGCACATCTAGCACCAGTCACCGATGACGAGTTAAACACGATGATTtcattatttgattttgttgcatTTGCTTTGTATGTAATAAACGATATGttacaataatttaatgaaagtaatatgtaattaaaaaaaaattggtgtgtGTTTGTGGTGTACGTACAAATAGTTTAAagtcagcagaaaaaaattcaaacatatatatgtacatatgtattgaaAACTCgtaaagagaaaaaatttaccaaGCTGAGATCGGGAATATAAACAATAGTGAaacaattatatattaataactaAGAAATAAAGCGACACGTAACTTTAAGAAGcacataaacaattttgctacgGTCACTTGGCAACAGCTTTCAAtaacataaagaaaaaaaagaggacGTAGCAAACGCTGCATTAAATTTGCACTGCATAGCATTTTCAGCAGAAAATCTACAATTAAATACTTCATGCACAAAATCTGAACACCAACGAATAGTGAAAGGAGTTGGATatacgattttctttcatatgccGAATATCGACAgtcacatatgtatacataagtacatacgtacatatgtgcatccaaacatacatacatatgtatttatttctgcAAGTTTGCCTTGTTCGTTTTATattgatacatatgtatgtatgtattaataaataattctttACGCTTATTCGATACTCTTTGACCGCAATTTCCGTTTTTCGCTCATTTTGGAATTCCATCTCCAGACACGCACGCTTACAACTTAATTTACAAACATTCTGATGAAAACGTGAAAATCGCACACAGGaacgcacacaaaaaaaaaacatccgccAAATAATTTGATGTGAAAAAAGTAAACTTATGGGCGCATAATCATAGCAAAAGCAAAGTCAACATTTTTTGaactgaagttaaaaaaaaatgtagctaATTAATACCTAGTTTATCGCCTCGAATCtggtttaaatttatatatacagtattgccaaaactaaagcacccccTTACAGGATTTCTAATAATGacaattaattcaataaaaaacacgtgaaatattgcatatttttgtaccatgtttttcttaataatataattaattaattcaataaaacataaaaaaattattcaacatttttaatacTATATAAAAAACTAGGACTTAAAATATCCGTAGTAGTCAAAAATGAAATGGTCAAAACTAAGACAGCCCAGGGTTTTTTTGTAATGATAGCCCTGGTTTGTTGTTTGTACAATTCTCTTACTAATGGTACTTGAAACTGCGTGTGCGTAGCTGTGAATAATTTTTCCAAGAATTTGAGAATTTATATGGCGAGAAAACCattattcaatgaatttaaaaattaaattataagtgATTGGAAAACCGGGTTATCACAACACAAAATTAGTGAAAAGTGTACTATCAACAGGAGCGTGAATTCGCTGATGACTTATTAAGAAATTTCAACGAACGGGTTGTGCTTTCTACAACGTATAAAGGAGGAAAGCCACGAAAAACTCCAAGGCAAGATAACTTCctaattaaaagaagaaatcaaTCCTACAGGCCTACGAGTTGTGGAGGCCAGGCTGTTATGAAGCTGTTAAAGAAGCCTGGTACAACATATCGTCGGAAGTTATTTATAATCTAATTTCTTCTATGCAGAAGCCATAAAAAATAATGGGTTTAGTACCAAATATTAAACAATAAACGTAAATAACTTACTAAATATTAAGGGAGTGATGCTTTAGTTTTGACTATTTCATTTTTGAGCACTatgaatattttcgattttagtttttttatattaataaaagtgttgaataatttttgttatgttttataaataccgaattattaagaaaaacaaggtacaaaaataaaaatgtaaataagaaataaaatatttcacgtgatttttattgaattatttggcATTGTTAGAAATTCTGTAAgggggtgctttagttttggccaATACTGTACTTTTTGCGCTtgtgcctttttaattttcaaagcacacaggcaaaccaaaatatttaaatatatttgtcaaATGACATTAGAATGCAAAAGGTTTGTGCTAAGGTAGCCTATGGTAGCAAAAAAAGAAACCCAGCAATTAATATTTAGTCTTAGTTTGACTATACTTGTGTTTATCGAGCGACTTTAAGCACTTATCTTAAAAGTTGATTTTCTGATTACAGTACCCTGTTGACTGaggcaacaaaacaaaaaaagtcaatTATGCTAAATTGCATTATTCTTATGATGACAAAACAAATATCTATTATAAGCTTTACAGAGTAAATTGTGTAgttttgtgccttacgacaatTTATTgaagtgtttttgaaaattgaaaaaatattacttacaaATGTATTTCAAAAGGTGATACttacaaatgtattttaaaaggtgatttaaagtgaaaatgtttgtattagtttaataatttacaatttaaaacgcCAACCAATTCTATATAttgcaattgaaatttgtgCATTAAACAATCTTATCAGCTCGTGTGTTGAACTTCAATTCTTTTTTGTTCTGCTGCAATCGAAACGTTGAAAATATCGTTAAAACCTATGGAAGACCCATCAATCAAAAAGAGGTAAGTTGgagttaaatgaaatttaaacattctttttatttttacattcttTTGTATTTCCATTATTATCCATTAAGATACGAtgtgagttttttaaatttatattcccGCTCATTTTTGTGAACGATGAATCTAATTTGTCCACTGTAATACGATTGCAAAGGGAAAAAGAAATGGGATACGGTGTTACTATACTTCAGATCGGACTCGCAATAAGTGTGTCTACATAAGCAGAGTTTCAAGGCCTACAGCTCAAGAAAATCGGCTAAGCTTTGTTCGATTTATCAGTTCGTTCGTCTTGGTATTGTATGCAATGGACTGAGAGTGTTtgtgctaaaaataaaaatataagtttttagACTGTTGCCCCATCTTAATGCTTTGagtatgtggaacaacatccatttgtggaacaacatcaacacgcacaccacaaataggaggaggagctcggccaagcacctaacagaattgaTAACAACGGAAAGAAAGTCTTTTCTGCCGAAGCGCATTTTCATCTCGACGACTATGTTAACTAGCAAAACTGCCACATATGGGGATTGGAAAACTAGCACGTCATCGTCGATAAGCTTTCTCAGAGAGTGAcagttttgaaattgaaaacatgagCCTGGATGATCTTTGGATTTAGCATATCGAGCAAGCCCAGAAATCATCACTAAGGTCTTTCGTTTTTACAGGATGCGCTACTGTGAAGCCACCCGAGGCATACAGTacctggccattgaattatgaccgatgataaaaattacatatttatggctttgagaacgaataaaaagcaaacggttttaaagcatttcaaaaagtttacatatttgtttttattaaaagcttcttgacagttttgcattaaaaatatttattttaaactaatatttcgtGGCTCCTCCCATCATTCAGGGTTTCTAAATATGGCAGCAAAACGTTTTCCAGCACGTCCACGTACTGGACAGAGCGCATTATTCCCTCAACAAAATGTAGCGGACCTGGTCTCTCTGAGGTAATACAGGCCCAAACTATAGCACTGAGGGGGGGTTTGATCCTTGGAAGCACAC is a genomic window of Anastrepha ludens isolate Willacy chromosome 6, idAnaLude1.1, whole genome shotgun sequence containing:
- the LOC128866777 gene encoding PSME3-interacting protein gives rise to the protein MSSGFVTEADAVEARKRRQEEWEKVRTPDQPLERPEEPYDGRSLFERLKEQKMKKDMEFEEAHKLKNLIRGLDDDEVQFLELVDQNKIDAEKKQLQEERKELQEFRDRVATLQEETADKKLQSEIKTGKVPKAPVVASTTRPTQKSLLGVGIKRKNGEIASSSNFISSKIAKDSTTPNSDKTPSLPSIKTNNFDKGQLKCIAVLPGIGPYTESSDSEISSGSEDEPDNDSHTKYDLMGRKRQKKKGCQDDD
- the LOC128866776 gene encoding nucleolar GTP-binding protein 2; translation: MPKVRSASGPPRKQGFNHSNHSMNPERPKSGLKGVANPRTQGTIKRLQMYRNFKAKRDRRGKIITPAPFQGRLPSGTMARVEPSPKWFSNSRVISQSALQKFQDEIGKAVKDPYQVIMKPSQLPITLLNEASKYKRVHLLDTESFDSTFGPKKQRKRVNLRVRDLEDLSRSAEVQAESYDETKDVDLVREDTGEKDAQRDWIFAAGQSRRIWNELHKVVDSSDVLLQVLDARDPMGTRSKYIEQFLRKEKPHKHLFFILNKVDLVPVWVTQRWVAILSAEYPTIAFHASMQHPFGKGALINLFRQLGKLHMDKKQISVGFIGYPNVGKSSVINALRSKKVCNVAPIAGETKVWQYITLMKRIFLIDCPGVVYPSAETDTEKVLKGVVRVELVTNPEDYVETVLQRVRKEYIQKTYKVESWTSSMDFLEQLAKKSGKLLKGGEPDITVTSRMVLNDWQRGKLPFYVTPEGFETPKSQADKSQNSNEGETSKQIDQEDDDGKSEAPTFVSESVKKAREFKQLQDFRKIKVGIEFEANDVRELDKIDLEMLEKQKAERLERKKQRQQNPDDEEDSSDGASEFYSEDEYDEDLERVVHKKAIVKRKESVAITASGKFKVEPDVGDESDDEGNHQPKAKKRLTAKEKRAVERSQKRKKIGSNFYEVTNVKNRNRNKKKDA